The Naumovozyma castellii chromosome 4, complete genome genome contains a region encoding:
- the ESS1 gene encoding peptidylprolyl isomerase ESS1 (ancestral locus Anc_5.135), whose translation MSSATESGLPEPWTVRYSKSKKREYFFNPEDKKSQWEEPEGTDTDKFKEYLKDHPVRVRCLHILIKHKDSRRPASHRSEHITISKEEAIKELEKIKLRLDEDKQDSFESLAKERSDCSSYKRGGDLGWFGRGEMQPSFEEAAFALKVGEVSGIVESDSGVHLIKRMA comes from the coding sequence ATGAGTAGTGCAACAGAATCAGGATTGCCCGAACCATGGACGGTGCGTTACAGTAAGTCCAAGAAGAGAGAGTACTTCTTCAACCCGGAGGACAAGAAATCGCAATGGGAAGAGCCAGAGGGGACCGATACagataaattcaaagaatatttgaaggACCATCCTGTTCGTGTGAGATGTCTGCACATATTGATCAAACACAAGGACTCGAGGAGACCTGCCTCCCACCGTTCCGAACACATCACGATCAGCAAAGAGGAGGCCATAAAGGAGTTGGAGAAGATCAAGTTGAGATTGGATGAGGATAAGCAAGATTCATTTGAGAGCCTTGCCAAGGAGAGATCCGATTGTTCGTCCTACAAGAGAGGTGGGGACCTCGGATGGTTTGGCAGAGGGGAGATGCAACCCAGTTTCGAAGAAGCTGCGTTCGCATTGAAAGTCGGCGAAGTCAGCGGTATTGTGGAGAGTGACAGTGGGGTCCACCTGATCAAGAGGATGGCTTGA
- the PCT1 gene encoding choline-phosphate cytidylyltransferase (ancestral locus Anc_5.137): MAKTSRTSSLKKRLSNTSLTNLFKKNKKRKHDDEEEALTVIDASNSPELPLIANKKRRLSVKEEEHENEEEQEEEHKRKEKEKQEFEKREREIDAQLPEELRKYRPKGFPFNLPPKDRPIRIYADGVFDLFHLGHMKQLEQCKKALPNVTLICGIPSDEVTHKLKGLTVLTDKQRCETLRHCRWVDEVIADAPWCVTPEFLDLHHIDYVAHDDIPYTSADSDDIYKPVKEMGKFLVTQRTNGISTSDIITKIIRDYDKYLMRNFARGATRQELNVSWLKKNELEFKKHIKDFRSYFKKNQETLNSSSRDLYFEVREILLKRTLGNKLYMKLVGNRDNLDDIVNESVKKLASKSKRRLLREKSPPSEFASEFTGENIQDEDHEDQEDDDDDNYYESNDGNENENDSDQSDPEPSGKSNPI, translated from the coding sequence ATGGCTAAGACATCAAGAACTTCATCGTTGAAGAAGAGACTCTCCAACACGTCTCTCACAAAtcttttcaagaaaaataagaagagaaagCATGATGACGAGGAGGAGGCATTGACCGTTATTGATGCATCTAATTCACCCGAATTACCGCTTATCGCGAATAAGAAACGTCGTCTTTCTGTGAAGGAAGAAGAGCACGAAAATGAGGAAGAGCAGGAGGAAGAACATaagaggaaagaaaagGAGAAACAGGAATTCGAAAAGCGTGAGCGTGAAATAGATGCCCAATTACCGGAGGAACTTAGGAAATATAGACCTAAAGGGTTCCCATTCAATCTTCCTCCAAAGGACAGACCCATCAGAATTTACGCAGACGGTGTCTTTGATCTATTCCACTTGGGTCACATGAAACAATTGGAGCAATGTAAGAAGGCGTTACCGAATGTGACTTTGATTTGCGGGATTCCAAGCGATGAAGTGACACATAAATTGAAAGGGTTGACCGTATTGACCGATAAACAACGTTGCGAAACTTTAAGACATTGTAGATGGGTGGATGAAGTCATTGCAGATGCTCCATGGTGTGTCACGCCCgaatttttggatttgCATCATATTGATTATGTCGCACACGATGACATTCCATACACTAGTGCAGATAGTGACGATATTTATAAGCCTGTTAAAGAGATGGGGAAATTTTTGGTCACCCAAAGAACTAACGGGATATCTACCAGTGATATTATCACCAAGATTATTAGAGATTatgataaatatttgatgagAAATTTCGCTAGGGGGGCCACAAGACAAGAATTGAACGTTTCATGgttaaagaagaatgaattAGAATTTAAAAAACATATCAAGGACTTTAGATCttatttcaagaagaatcaaGAAACATTGAACTCATCATCTAGAGATTTGTATTTTGAAGTGAGAGAAATACTATTGAAGAGGACTTTGGGgaataaattatatatGAAGCTAGTCGGCAACAGAGATAATCTGGATGACATTGTTAATGAGTCCGTGAAGAAACTGGCCTCCAaatcaaagagaagattatTAAGAGAGAAGTCACCACCAAGCGAATTTGCCAGCGAATTCACCGGTGAAAATATACAGGATGAGGACCATGAAGATCAGGAGgatgatgacgacgacAATTACTACGAATCCAACGATGGTAACGAGAACGAGAACGATTCGGACCAGTCAGACCCAGAGCCCAGTGGTAAGAGCAACCCGATCTGA
- the REC107 gene encoding Rec107p (ancestral locus Anc_5.131), protein MIYGRIQRPKKTMKRAHTEDISTDISCANSSALEISSPVKGSGCIGNDAKKMSEADKQILKWAGKLELESCDLREKSSLLIGLLKRNSKELVTVIDSLTELTLDLKNDKEGSSDNEDIKEIKHLINQLSIKLGKQIIKVQEDVKKRPTQTIQTDTDSLMEKWFNKVSSLMDRKQKKYMDSNDFTQSMLLNLNCQLQDLQEVMVSMSKNVEVLNTRQMNLEKKYMEGRDEELRTTSYIPSNGTTLDEENVTGPITRSITMKTHDGRKARKVSLVHYLDNPDQCLKSGNRHKSGTGRTIIPWEELDPEPIVPEYSSEL, encoded by the exons ATGATCTATGGCAGAATACAGAGACCTaagaaaacaatgaaaagAGCACATACGGAAGATATATCCACTGATATCTCCTGTGCAAACAGTTCAGCATTAGAGATATCATCTCCGGTTAAAGGATCGGGCTGCATTGGTAACGATGCGAAGAAGATGAGTGAGGCAGACAAacagattttgaaatgggCTGggaaattggaattggaatcCTGTGATCTTAGGGAAAAGTCCAGCTTGTTGATTGGGTTATTGAAGAGGAACTCCAAGGAGTTGGTGACCGTTATTGATTCTTTAACAGAGTTAACGCTTGATCTCAAGAATG aTAAAGAAGGTAGTAGTGACAATGAGGATATTAAGGAAATTAAACATTtaattaatcaattgagTATTAAATTGGGGAAACAAATCATTAAAGTACAAGAAGATGTTAAGAAGAGACCCACTCAGACGATACAGACTGATACTGACTCCTTGATGGAAAAATGGTTTAATAAAGTTTCTAGTTTAATGGACCGGAAgcaaaagaaatatatggATTCGAATGATTTCACACAATCGATGCTTCTCAACCTCAATTGTCAATTGCAAGATTTACAAGAGGTAATGGTCTCCATGTCGAAGAATGTCGAAGTTCTAAATACTAGACAAATGAATCTTGAGAAAAAATACATGGAGGGTAGGGATGAGGAACTACGGACCACATCATACATACCTTCCAATGGGACGACCCTGGATGAAGAGAACGTGACAGGTCCCATCACACGGTCGATAACGATGAAGACTCATGATGGGAGGAAGGCCAGGAAGGTCAGTCTAGTACATTATCTGGACAACCCAGACCAGTGTCTCAAGTCCGGGAACCGCCACAAGTCTGGCACAGGAAGAACCATCATCCCCTGGGAGGAGCTGGACCCAGAACCCATCGTGCCCGAGTACTCCTCGGAATTGTAG
- the STU2 gene encoding Stu2p (ancestral locus Anc_5.123), translating into MASITQQNYPSHLSADMNAQEEVDYSKLPLEERLSHKVWKARLDGYQELKQILSSNPSIKDNKISIYWRDPSLFNKFITDSNVAAQEHALVAFESLIIAFTPLASAKHVSTSLLPIWIPSLIEKGITSTRAATKNKSLDCILLLCSLDNSITQCIECILPFFDKKLPKLLAGSLQTISDLIISYGMVNVHLNSLLPQILKPLPKLASHADKNVRAETMNLIVHLYNVTGQNKEILQELLLDQLKPIQQRDLDKLFEKQQDQATIKPARLFEWQRKELEKQKEAETMASAVAIDQDGDTDMDLNVKPLSTSNNKSTLDPFAMLPEETVLDKLPEEFNEKIVSAKWKDRVEVLEEFHDFTLTKIKKLKSKNQDYSHLLQIFGHIIQKDANVQAVTIAAQSVEIICAKLRTSGFHKHYVSIVFVPLLERTKERKPSVIEAIRKALRTICQFHNPLKLNNEDMLHEILEFMKHKTPQVRLESTTLFNFILQNPFQNNSNINPLPTLQKFLNDEIVPSVIKIVNDTQPNLRSVGFECLALLIKNVGQRPLNETLESLDNLKRKKIEELVNSLPSVEVKSIATTKQQEPITQLIPSKRSATSPLKKTNIQTKSRVLLTSRSLTMPSPQTALTQQQQQQATSLRPNIPSKTENELKLQLSKLQEEKREWLKERQAFIEKINLLENSKLEMAKEMELIKEQSSTDQSNLYEKNLQLRSKELQINKSQEKILQLENELKRQKLNNSQTHTMSPSHGFAETLESNNNTLPHKTSSISSPANDRRLSASSDDLPRRVDSLQLSSNESLINEESWKRAAEVTKQLKARIQRMRVRNNNISNNNTPRASGTSPSMNQ; encoded by the coding sequence ATGGCTAGTATAACACAACAAAACTACCCCTCGCACCTATCTGCTGACATGAATGCACAGGAGGAAGTGGATTACTCGAAACTACCCTTGGAAGAGCGGTTAAGCCATAAAGTATGGAAAGCACGTTTGGACGGCTATCAAGAACTGAAGCAAATATTGTCTTCCAATCCCTCCATCAAGGATAACAAAATATCTATATATTGGAGAGACCCCTCTttatttaacaaatttattaCAGATTCTAATGTTGCAGCTCAAGAGCACGCATTGGTGGCCTTCgaatcattaataatagcGTTTACCCCGTTGGCCTCGGCAAAACACGTATCCACATCATTATTACCAATCTGGATTCCCTCCTTAATTGAAAAGGGTATTACTTCTACAAGAGCAGCAACCAAGAATAAATCGTTGGACTGCATACTATTATTGTGTTCCTTGGATAATTCCATTACTCAATGTATTGAATGCATATTACCattttttgataaaaaATTGCCCAAATTATTGGCTGGTTCATTGCAGACCATTTCAGATTTGATTATTTCATATGGGATGGTTAATGTTCACTTGAACTCCCTATTGCCTCAAATTTTAAAGCCCTTACCCAAATTGGCATCGCATGCTGACAAAAATGTAAGAGCGGAGacaatgaatttaattgTTCATTTATATAATGTTACTGGccaaaataaagaaatactGCAGGAGTTACTattggatcaattgaaacCAATCCAACAAAGAGACTTGGATAAACTGtttgaaaaacaacaaGATCAAGCTACCATAAAACCTGcaagattatttgaatggcaaaggaaagaattggaaaagcAAAAGGAAGCTGAGACAATGGCCTCTGCAGTTGCTATTGACCAAGATGGTGATACGGATATGGACCTCAATGTGAAGCCTCTATCTACcagtaataataaatctaCATTGGACCCATTTGCTATGTTACCTGAAGAAACTGTATTAGATAAGTTGCCAGAggaatttaatgaaaaaattgtgTCCGCAAAATGGAAGGATAGAGTGGAAgtattggaagaatttcatGACTTTACATTGacaaaaattaaaaaattaaagagtAAAAACCAGGATTATTCGCATTTATTGCAAATTTTTGGTCatattattcaaaaggATGCAAATGTCCAAGCTGTTACCATAGCTGCACAATCTGTGGAAATAATATGTGCCAAATTGAGAACTTCAGGTTTTCATAAGCATTATGTATCTATTGTGTTTGTACCTCTATTggaaagaacaaaagaaagGAAACCATCTGTCATTGAAGCAATCAGGAAGGCATTAAGAACAATATGTCAATTTCATAATCCATTAAAGCTTAATAACGAAGATATGCTTCATGAAATTTTAGAATTTATGAAACATAAGACTCCACAAGTTCGATTAGAATCCACcacattattcaatttcatcttaCAAAACCCCTTCcaaaataatagtaatatcAATCCTTTACCAACACTACAaaaatttttaaatgatgaaattgttccCTCTGTCATTAAAATTGTTAACGACACTCAACCAAATTTAAGATCTGTTGGATTTGAATGTCTTGCActtttaattaaaaatgtGGGGCAAAGACCATTAAATGAAACTTTAGAATCTTTAGATAATTTAAAGAGGAAAAAGATAGAGGAATTAGTCAATAGTTTACCTTCAGTGGAAGTGAAATCAATTGCTACTACCAAGCAACAAGAACCAATAACTCAATTAATACCTTCCAAACGTAGTGCGACATCTCCTTTGAAGAAGACCAATATTCAAACCAAATCAAGGGTATTGCTAACGTCTAGATCTTTAACGATGCCCTCTCCACAGACAGCACTAAcgcagcaacaacaacaacaagcGACTTCCTTAAGACCAAACATTCCCTCCAAGacagaaaatgaattaaaattgCAGTTAAGTAAACTTCAAGAGGAAAAAAGAGAATGGCTAAAAGAAAGGCAAGcgtttattgaaaagataaatCTGTTAGAGAATTCTAAATTAGAAATGGCAAAGGAAATGGAACTGATAAAGGAACAATCAAGTACGGATCAATCGAATCTGTATGAGAAGAATTTACAATTAAGATCTAAAGAATtacaaattaataaatcacAAGAAAAGATTCTTCAActagaaaatgaattgaaaagacaGAAACTGAATAATAGCCAAACTCATACTATGTCTCCATCTCATGGGTTTGCAGAAACATTAGAgtccaataataatacacTACCGCACAAGACATCATCCATTTCTTCACCGGCCAATGATCGTAGATTAAGTGCATCCAGCGATGATCTACCGCGTCGTGTGGACTCATTGCAATTAAGTTCGAACGAATCTTTAATCAATGAAGAGAGTTGGAAACGTGCCGCGGAGGTGACGAAGCAATTGAAGGCCCGAATCCAAAGAATGCGAGTgagaaacaacaacatcagcaacaacaataccCCGAGGGCCAGCGGGACGAGTCCCTCGATGAACCAATGA
- the TES1 gene encoding palmitoyl-CoA hydrolase (ancestral locus Anc_5.133), translating into MNVVVGMSHLRKLSLMSPLQMLHTTKRKLSSVTAKNHASLESLLELVPQTATKFITKNLPAAPVGSRGTFGGTLVAQSLLASLYTVPTNFVPTSLRCYFINGGDPTNMITYQVEKLRDGRNFIHRQIRAYQHNKLIFQSMILFSNQRNSNDAHDSLHHLAHLDNLTPLPPTETHQDAASLYTEKIIKNGNLQRYAHLSERFLDTEHLQRQIDTFETGPMEYQFPKDIFYTQNKQEMLKYYVRIRQPIIQTQDDAAVASETKLITPETDARYNYVAFAYLSDSYLLLTLPYFHELPLYSHNFSVSLDHTVYFHQLPAVNDWIFLRVKSVRSHWDKHLVQGEYYDTRSGDIVASVSQEGLVSYDSEEAIRAKF; encoded by the coding sequence ATGAACGTCGTTGTTGGAATGTCCCACCTGAGAAAGTTAAGCTTGATGTCGCCATTGCAGATGCTACACAcaacaaaaagaaaactaTCGTCCGTCACTGCCAAGAACCATGCCTCTTTGGAGAGTCTACTAGAGTTGGTCCCTCAGACTGCCACTAAATTCATTACTAAGAACTTACCTGCAGCCCCCGTTGGGTCCAGGGGGACCTTTGGTGGTACATTGGTGGCACAATCTTTATTAGCGTCTCTATACACTGTTCCCACCAATTTCGTCCCAACGTCTTTACGTTGttatttcatcaatggtgGTGATCCAACCAATATGATCACTTACCAAGTGGAGAAGTTAAGAGATGGTAGGAATTTTATTCACAGACAAATCCGTGCTTATCAACATAACAAATTAATTTTCCAATCGATGATTCTGTTCTCGAACCAACGAAACTCCAACGATGCTCATGACTCTTTACATCATTTAGCACATTTGGATAACTTGACACCCCTACCACCAACAGAGACACACCAGGATGCTGCTTCATTATACAcagaaaaaattatcaagaatGGGAATTTGCAAAGGTACGCTCATCTTTCTGAAAGATTTCTAGACACAGAACACTTACAAAGACAAATTGACACTTTCGAAACTGGTCCCATGGAGTATCAATTCCCCAAGGATATCTTCTACACTCAAAATAAGCAAGAGATGTTAAAATACTACGTGCGCATAAGACAACCCATCATTCAGACTCAGGATGACGCCGCCGTCGCTTCAGAAACCAAGCTGATCACCCCGGAGACAGATGCCAGATACAACTACGTCGCATTTGCATACTTGTCTGACTCGTACCTGTTGTTGACATTGCCCTATTTCCACGAACTGCCGCTGTATTCGCACAATTTCAGTGTGTCGTTGGACCACACGGTATACTTCCATCAATTGCCCGCGGTGAATGATTGGATCTTCCTGCGTGTGAAGAGCGTGAGATCACATTGGGATAAGCATTTGGTGCAAGGTGAGTACTACGACACCAGGTCCGGGGATATTGTGGCTAGTGTGTCGCAAGAGGGATTGGTTAGTTATGATTCTGAAGAGGCCATCAGAGccaaattttga
- the ILV3 gene encoding dihydroxy-acid dehydratase ILV3 (ancestral locus Anc_5.138) yields MGLLTKVANVRQFSTTRNLAKKLNKYSYVITEPKDQGASQAMLYATGFKKDDFTKAQVGVGSCWWSGNPCNMHLLDLNNRCSASVEKAGLKAMQFNTIGVSDGISMGTKGMRYSLQSREIIADSFETIMMAQHYDANIAIPSCDKNMPGVMMAMGRHNRPSIMVYGGTILPGHPTCGSAKIPEKIDLVSAFQSYGEYISKQYTEEEREDVVEHACPGAGSCGGMYTANTMASAAEVLGITLPNSSAYPAVSAEKLAECDSIGESIKKTMELGILPRDIFTKEAFENAITYVIATGGSTNAALHLVAIAHSAGVKITPDDFQRISNTTPLLGDFKPSGKYVMADLINVGGTQSVIKYLYDNGLLHGNTMTITGDTLAERAAKAKSLKDGQDIIRPISNPIKTTGHLQILYGSLAPGGSVGKITGKEGTYFKGKARVFDEENDFIHALERGEIKKGEKTVVIIRYEGPKGGPGMPEMLKPSSALMGYGLGKDVALLTDGRFSGGSHGFLIGHIVPEAAEGGPIGLVKNGDEIIIDANNNKIDLLVSEQELANRKSQWVKPAPRYTRGTLSKYMKLVSNASQGCVLDADDADI; encoded by the coding sequence ATGGGATTGTTAACAAAAGTCGCTAACGTGAGACAATTCTCAACTACGAGAAACCTTGCTAAGAAACTAAACAAGTACTCTTATGTTATCACCGAACCAAAGGATCAAGGTGCCTCTCAAGCCATGCTTTACGCCACTGGTTTCAAGAAGGACGACTTTACCAAGGCACAAGTCGGTGTCGGGTCCTGTTGGTGGTCCGGTAACCCATGTAACATGCATCTATTAGATCTAAACAATAGATGTTCTGCCTCCGTGGAAAAAGCTGGCTTGAAAGCCATGCAATTCAATACCATTGGTGTTTCCGATGGTATCTCTATGGGTACTAAGGGTATGAGATACTCTTTACAAAGTAGAGAAATTATCGCTGATTCCTTCGAAACTATCATGATGGCTCAACATTATGATGCCAACATTGCAATCCCATCATGTGACAAGAACATGCCTGGTGTTATGATGGCAATGGGTAGACATAACAGACCTTCCATCATGGTCTATGGTGGTACCATCTTACCAGGTCATCCAACTTGTGGGTCCGCCAAGATCCCAGAAAAGATTGATTTGGTTTCTGCTTTCCAATCTTACGGTGAATATATCTCTAAGCAATATactgaagaggaaagagAAGATGTCGTGGAACATGCCTGTCCAGGTGCAGGTTCCTGTGGTGGGATGTATACCGCTAACACCATGGCTTCCGCTGCTGAAGTTCTTGGTATCACTTTACCAAACTCTTCCGCATACCCAGCCGTCTCTGCTGAAAAATTAGCAGAATGTGACTCCATTGGTGAAAGCATCAAGAAGACTATGGAATTAGGAATCTTGCCTCGTGATATCTTCACCAAGGAAGCATTTGAAAATGCCATCACTTATGTTATTGCCACTGGTGGGTCCACAAATGCTGCCTTACATTTAGTAGCCATTGCTCATTCTGCTGGTGTCAAGATTACTCCAGATGATTTCCAAAGAATCAGTAACACTACTCCATTATTAGGTGATTTCAAACCATCTGGTAAGTACGTCATGGCTGACTTGATCAACGTTGGTGGTACTCAATCCGTTATTAAATACTTGTATGACAATGGTTTACTACATGGTAACACCATGACCATTACTGGTGACACTTTGGCTGAACGTGCTGCCAAGGCCAAATCTTTGAAGGACGGTCAAGATATCATTCGTCCAATTTCTAACCCAATTAAGACTACCGGTCATTTGCAAATCCTATACGGTTCTTTGGCTCCAGGTGGTTCTGTTGGTAAGATTACTGGTAAGGAAGGTACTTATTTCAAGGGTAAAGCTCGTGTTTTTGATGAGGAAAATGATTTCATTCATGCTTTGGAAAGAGGTGAAATCAAGAAGGGTGAAAAGACTGTTGTCATCATCAGATATGAAGGGCCAAAGGGTGGTCCAGGTATGCCAGAAATGTTGAAACCTTCTTCAGCTTTGATGGGTTACGGTCTTGGTAAGGATGTTGCTCTATTGACCGATGGTAGATTCTCTGGTGGTTCCCACGGTTTCTTAATCGGTCATATTGTTCCAGAAGCTGCTGAAGGTGGTCCAATTGGTTTAGTTAAGAACGGTGATGAAATTATCATCGATGCTAACAACAATAAGATCGACTTATTGGTATCTGAACAAGAATTGGCTAACCGTAAGTCACAATGGGTTAAACCAGCTCCTCGTTACACTAGAGGTActttatccaaatatatgaaattagTCTCCAACGCTTCTCAAGGTTGTGTCTTGGATGCTGATGATGCTGATATTTAA
- the MDE1 gene encoding methylthioribulose 1-phosphate dehydratase MDE1 (ancestral locus Anc_5.129) → MSKQFTTINAKPPLQHQMHTTDHHVAELHVDSNDSIHPANLICSLSRQFYNNNWCTGTGGGLSIKDPQSRLTYFTPSGVQKELMTPSDLYVRNEDGEYVNKPLVSKNYKPSACTPLFSICYEAKNAGAVIHTHSQNAVICSMIFGDEFQISNIEQIKAIPNGEVDPNTGKLKYLQNFDTLVIPIIDNMPHEDELQDSFHEILRSYPNTVAIIVRRHGIFVWGDSIAKAKIHNEAIDYLMELAIKMHKLGIPSTCPIGDEKKYLKN, encoded by the coding sequence ATGAGCAAACAATTTACCACCATTAACGCCAAACCTCCACTCCAACACCAAATGCACACTACTGATCACCATGTTGCTGAGCTGCACGTGGATTCCAATGACTCAATCCATCCAGCCAATTTAATTTGTTCACTCTCCAGACAATTCTATAACAACAACTGGTGTACGGGAACAGGAGGAGGTCTTTCCATAAAGGATCCTCAATCACGTCTAACATATTTCACACCTTCAGGTGTTCAGAAGGAATTAATGACTCCTTCTGACCTATATGTAAGAAATGAGGATGGAGAATATGTTAACAAACCTCTTGTATCCAAAAATTATAAACCTAGTGCATGTACtccattattttccatCTGTTATGAGGCAAAGAACGCCGGTGCTGTTATTCATACGCATTCTCAAAATGCAGTCATTTGTTCTATGATTTTTGGTGATgagtttcaaatttctaATATTGAGCAGATTAAAGCTATCCCCAATGGTGAAGTGGATCCCAATACGGGGAAATTAAAgtatttacaaaattttgATACTTTAGTGATACCaattattgataatatGCCTCACGAAGATGAATTACAGGATAGTTTCCATGAAATTTTGAGGTCATACCCAAATACTGTCGCTATTATTGTCAGAAGACATGGTATATTTGTCTGGGGTGATTCCATAGCAAAGGCCAAGATTCATAACGAGGCAATTGATTACTTGATGGAATTGGCCATTAAGATGCATAAATTGGGTATTCCATCTACCTGCCCCATTGGAGAcgagaagaaatatttaaagaattag
- the THI4 gene encoding thiamine thiazole synthase (ancestral locus Anc_5.141) — translation MATTTRTETQAQLQLNATIDNPLASVYNSKDWSDFTFSPIREATVNRAMIQRYAADMDKFAESDVIIVGAGSSGLSAAYVIAKNRPDLKIAIIESSLAPGGGCWVSGQLLSAMVIRKPAHLILDDLEIAYEDEGDYVVVKHAALFTATVLSKVLAFPNVKLFNATSVEDLVTKPNATGGITVAGIVTNWTLVTMAHDTQSCMDPNVFELSGFKADGSVDKEVKTGVILSTTGHDGPFGAFCAKRIVNIDDSRKLGGMKPLDMNRAEDGVVRNSGAYAGVENMYFAGMEVAELHGLPRMGPTFGAMLASGVKAGCDILEHFA, via the coding sequence atggCTACCACTACCAGAACTGAAACTCAAGCTCAATTGCAATTGAATGCCACCATTGATAACCCATTGGCTTCCGTCTACAACAGCAAGGACTGGTCTGATTTCACATTTTCTCCAATCAGAGAAGCCACTGTTAACAGAGCCATGATTCAACGTTACGCTGCCGATATGGACAAATTCGCTGAATCCGATGTCATCATTGTTGGTGCCGGTTCATCTGGTTTATCTGCCGCATACGTCATTGCTAAGAACAGACCTGACTTGAAGATTGCCATTATTGAATCCTCATTGGCTCCCGGTGGTGGTTGTTGGGTCTCTGGTCAATTATTAAGTGCCATGGTTATCAGAAAGCCAGCTCATTTAATCCTTGATGATTTAGAAATTGCTTACGAAGACGAAGGTGATTATGTCGTTGTCAAGCACGCAGCCCTTTTCACTGCTACTGTTCTATCCAAGGTTTTGGCTTTCCCAAATgttaaattgttcaatgCTACATCAGTGGAAGATTTAGTCACCAAACCAAACGCCACTGGTGGTATTACCGTTGCTGGTATTGTGACCAATTGGACTTTAGTCACCATGGCTCACGACACGCAAAGTTGCATGGACCCTAATGTGTTTGAATTATCTGGTTTCAAAGCTGATGGATCAGTGGACAAGGAAGTCAAGACTGGTGTTATCTTATCTACTACAGGTCACGATGGCCCATTTGGTGCCTTCTGTGCCAAGAGAATCGTCAACATCGATGACTCAAGGAAATTGGGCGGTATGAAACCTTTGGATATGAACCGTGCTGAAGACGGTGTGGTAAGAAACTCCGGTGCTTATGCTGGTGTCGAGAACATGTATTTTGCCGGTATGGAAGTTGCTGAATTGCATGGACTACCAAGAATGGGTCCAACTTTTGGTGCCATGTTGGCATCTGGTGTCAAGGCCGGTTGTGACATCTTGGAACACTTTGCCTAA
- the LSM8 gene encoding U4/U6-U5 snRNP complex subunit LSM8 (ancestral locus Anc_5.130) encodes MNKTKPTQSNLRIIIKGKINRELTMSPLLKEYLNKKVVIITVEGQCFTANLEGFDKNTNLMLSNVRDRFNHELITSVQLLRGSEVVVCGLLEEIEEGKKDVEDSGVIIPMVKLKDTKNRILNEHLIWEQVWKQKRK; translated from the coding sequence ATGAACAAGACTAAACCAACTCAATCAAACCtgagaataataataaaggGCAAGATAAACAGGGAGCTAACCATGTCACCATTACTGAaggaatatttgaataagaaAGTCGTGATAATAACTGTGGAAGGTCAATGTTTTACGGCGAATTTGGAAGGGTTTGATAAGAATACAAATTTAATGCTATCTAACGTTCGTGATCGATTTAATCACGAATTGATCACGTCGGTACAATTACTTCGAGGAAGTGAAGTAGTGGTGTGTGGCCTACTGgaggaaattgaagaggGTAAGAAAGATGTTGAGGATTCTGGCGTAATAATACCGAtggtgaaattgaaagatacaAAAAATAGGATACTAAATGAACATCTTATTTGGGAGCAAGTATGGAAGCAAAAAAGGAAATGA